A window of Micromonospora sp. WMMC415 genomic DNA:
ACTGATGCTTGGCGGATCAATGGGGTTGATCCTCTAGGCACTGGCACTTGGGACAGTGATGGCAATCGGCAGCGGCTTCAGCCCACTACCCGTGCTGGCGCTCCTGGGAGTGAGCTTGGCGCTGATGTTCTGCGCCGGCCCTCTGCAACGTGCAGCGTCAGATTGATCTGGAAGCGCATTACCAGGGCGACGGCGGGCTGCGAATCGGGGAAGCGCTGGCGATCGTCGTCCAACTGCTCCGCGAGCATCTGGCGACGCTGCCCGAGGGGCCTGGCGCGATCAAGGCTCTGACCTGGTGCCCCCGGCAGGATTCGAACCTGCGACACACGGTTTAGGAAACCGATGCTCTATCCCCTGAGCTACGAGGGCGCGAGCGCCCAGTCTAGCGACCTGGGGTTCACCTGGGGTGGCAGGGAGTGCCCCACGTTCACCCACGTTCCCCGAACCGCCGTTGTCCCAGCCCATGACTACAGGCGGAGCACACGAACCCCGGTTTGCGACCGGCGGTAGGCCGCGGTGACCCGCGTTGGCACCGGTTCACCCGGGTTGGCATCCGCTGGAGAGCACACACCGCGCACATCATCGAAGATCATGATGTGTGCTCGCTCAGCCCGGGACCCGTCGGCCGGCGCCGACGGCGGTGACCGACGCGGTGTCAGCCCTCGGCCTCACCCCCGCCGAAGGCGAGGCTCGCCGAGTACGTCGGCGGGGCGGCGACGAGTGCTGCCACGTCGAGGTGTCGGTCGGCGGGTGTCGTGGTGGTGGCGCGTACGGCCACCTGTTGTTGGTGGTGGGAGCCGCGCCAGCCGTGTGGGGAGTCGAGGAGGTGGTGGATGGTGCGGCCGAGGGTGTAGACGGTGGTGCGCTGGTCGATGACGGCACCACGGACGAATTCCTCGGGGGCCATGTACCGGCGGGATCCGGGGATGCGGTCGGTGTCGAGAGTGAACGGCCCGGGACGGTACTCGTCGAGGTCGATCAGGCGGAGTCGGCGGGCGAGGAAGTCGTAGAGGAAGCAGCCGTCGTAGAGGTCGATCGCGACGTAGCCGGCGGCATTGACGGCCAGATGCGCGTCGAGGATGGTGTCGATGGCCCTTTCGACGTCGTGCAGGGGTAGTTGCTGGAATCCAGTGGGCGCTGATCGAGCCGCTGTTGCCCGAGCCGAACACGGACGGGCCGGCGGGAGAAGCACCCACGGCGGAAGATCGTCAACGCGATCCTGTATGTGGTGGGGTCGGGGTGTCCGTGGCGGTACCTGCCCGCTGACCTGCCACCGTGGCAGACGGTGTACTGGTACTTCACCAGGTGGGAAGAAGCCGGTGTGACGGAGAAGCTCCTGGCCACGCTGTGGGTCACGGCTCGGGTGCAGCAGGGCCGCGCCCCGCAGCCGTCGGCTGGGATCATCGACTCCCAGACGGTGAAGGGCGCCGACACCGTCGGCCGGGACAGCCGGGGCTACGACGCGGGCAAGAAGATCAATGGTCGGAAGCGGTTCATCATCACCGACACCCCTGAACCTGCTGGTCACCGTGACCGTGCTCGCCGCGTCGTGGCAGGACCGCGACGGCGCCAAGACCGCCCTCCTGGGCACCTACATGCACGCTCTCAGCTTGATCTTTAACCTGTGCGCTGTTTACGTGCGGTGATGCTCAGGTCACGCTTGACGGTTTTACCGACGTCGTGGCGGGGTGCTGGTCTACGGTTTCGTGATCCGTACGGGCGTCCAGGACCTGGTCTGCTGGGTTTCGGCGCACTTGCGGGCAGGGTGGTCTTCGGGCGCAAGTTCCGAAACCCCCGACGGACCCGGGCGGGAGTGAGCCGGTCAGGTGCCGTTGGCCGCTCCCACGGTCGACGCAGGTCCGCGACGAGGGGTCGCGCGAGGCGTAGCTGAGTGTAGGCGGCGATGATCAGCCAGGTCCACCGGTCAGCGGCTTCGGTGGTGCGGATCTTCGGCCGAGTCCATCCCAGGGTCTGTTTGAACAGTCGAAACGTGTGCTCGAGGTCGAATCTGCGGAGGAAGGCCTGCCACCAGTGGTCGACATCGGCGGTGGTGGCGTTGGTGGCGGAGCACCACAGCCACACCGGTTTGGGGTCACGCTCGCCGGGCAGGTGCTCGACCTGTAGCCGGATCAGGGTGCCGGTGATGATCGGCAGGTCACCGTCGTGGTCGATCCAGCAGGTGCGGCGGGTCAGCCTGGGGTGCAGCTGGTCCCAGCTGTCGGCTTGCGCGGTGCCGTAGCGGCTGGTCGGGGTGAGGGTGGTGTGTTGCGGCGCGGGCCAGGTGGCCGGGTCGTTGCAGGCGAACTCGGCGCCGTGTTTGCGGGGACGGCCGATGGCACCCGGCTGCCTGCTCGGCTTGGGAAACCGGAGGACCCGGTCCGAGCGGATCCGGCCGACCAGGAGCACGGGCAGGTCGGACAGCACCCAGGCCAGCCGGGCGGTGTCGTAGCCGGTGTCACAGACGATCAGGATGTCGGGGTCGCCGGGGCGCCAGTGCCCGGCACGGATCAGCCGGTCGATCAGCTGCCGGAGCTGGTCGGCGGTGACCGCGGTGGCGTCGTCGGCCGGGCCCAGCCGCACCGCGTCGAGTACCTGTGTCCACGACGTGCGGCCTGGTTCCAAGGCGGCGACGAACGAGTACGGCCAGCCGGGGATCATCTGGGCGGAGCCTTTGCCGCGGCCGTAGGTGTGGCAGAACAACCGATCCGGGCTGGTGGCCGCGTCCGGGCGCAGCCAGTTGCTGACGTCAACGGCGAGCATGATCCGCCCGTCCGTGGCGCGGGGCAGCGCCAACCCTGCGAGGGTCACCCGCAGCCGGGCGACATCGATCCCGCCGGCGCCCAAAGCGTCGTACAGGGCGCCGTGACCACGGCGGTGCTCGGCGGCCAACGACAGGTCGACCAGGCTGGTCACCGGCCCTCCCGAGCACAGCAGCGCGTCGGTGAGCTCGAACAACGCGTCCGCCCGACGTGGCAGACACCGGTAGAAGTCCCGACGAAACCCGGCCAACCTCGCTGCTGGATCCTCGGCCGACCCGTCCGCCGACGTGTCGGGCGTGGGCGTGTCGGGCAACACGAGGCCACCCAGGTAGTCCAGAATCGTGGCCACGGCCACCACCTGTTCTGTTCTTCGTGTCCTTGCAGGGAACGTGAAGGATCATCAGGTGGTGGCCGGTTTACGTCTCCATGACACGCCGAGTCCACACAGGATCAGCGCCCCACACGGGCGCCGAGGTTAAAGAACAAGCTCAGTGCGTGTTTGAGATGGGGTTGATCAGGTCCAGGTGAAGGTGCGGCGGGGTTGACGGCGTGTGGGTTGGCCGCGGGTGATGCGGCGTGCCATGCCGGCGATGGCGGCCCAGCGGACGAGGGCTTCGGAGACGGCGGGGTGGCGTTCGTAGTCGCGGGCCAGCCGGCGGGAGAGGGTGAGCCAGGCCAGGGTGTTGGGTCGGGCCCGGGCGCGGTGCCTGGATTGCTCCAGGTCCGTTTCCCGGACCCGCCCGCCGAACCCGGCGTGCGACTCTCACCGCACCGGGCTCTCCACGAGGTCATGCCGTTGGGGTAGGGCTTGTCGGTGTGGACTGCCAGGGGTTCGGGATCTTGCTGCCGCGATAGCGGTAGCGGGTCACGGGGACCTTCGCCATTTTGAACAACTCGACCCCGTCGAAAGCGATCGGCCGCCACCCTTGCGGGGTGCGCAGCCATCGCTGGATGGCTCTCCAGGTCATGCGGTTGCGGCGCATCACCCAGTTGATCACTCGCCACCAGATGAAGTTCTGCAGGTGGGAGAAGGTGTGCTTGGC
This region includes:
- a CDS encoding NF041680 family putative transposase, with amino-acid sequence MAGFRRDFYRCLPRRADALFELTDALLCSGGPVTSLVDLSLAAEHRRGHGALYDALGAGGIDVARLRVTLAGLALPRATDGRIMLAVDVSNWLRPDAATSPDRLFCHTYGRGKGSAQMIPGWPYSFVAALEPGRTSWTQVLDAVRLGPADDATAVTADQLRQLIDRLIRAGHWRPGDPDILIVCDTGYDTARLAWVLSDLPVLLVGRIRSDRVLRFPKPSRQPGAIGRPRKHGAEFACNDPATWPAPQHTTLTPTSRYGTAQADSWDQLHPRLTRRTCWIDHDGDLPIITGTLIRLQVEHLPGERDPKPVWLWCSATNATTADVDHWWQAFLRRFDLEHTFRLFKQTLGWTRPKIRTTEAADRWTWLIIAAYTQLRLARPLVADLRRPWERPTAPDRLTPARVRRGFRNLRPKTTLPASAPKPSRPGPGRPYGSRNRRPAPRHDVGKTVKRDLSITARKQRTG